A window of Deltaproteobacteria bacterium genomic DNA:
GTTTATTGACCCGGACAGCGTCTTCCCTTTGATGCTTTCCATCATTGTTTGTCTCGTTGCTACCCTGGGAGGTGTAGGCACGGTTTGGGGGCCGGTAATCGGCGCTTTCATCCTCATCCCCATTTCGGAGTTTACCCGCATCCAGTTTGGGGGAGGGGGCAAGGGGACCGATCTGATCATTTACGGGTTCCTCATCATGGTGATCTCCATCTATCAACCCTTTGGGGTCATCGGCCTCAGCAAGCGTTTTAAGAAAAAGGAGTCGGAGTAATGGCCCTTATCGAGGTAAAAGGTCTCACCAAGAATTTTGGTGGGCTGATGGCCAACGATCACATCGACCTCACCGTAAATGAGGGAGAGATTGTCGGCTTAATCGGGCCCAATGGCGCCGGTAAAACTACTCTCTTCAACTGTATCGCCGGGTTTTACCCTCCCAGCGGGGGGAGTGTGCGCTTTAAAGAGGAAGAGATTAGCGGGTTACCGGCCAATGACATCTGTCTTCGCGGCATTGCCCGGACATTCCAGATTGTCCGGGTTTTTAAGGATATGACCGTCTTGGATAACGTTATGATCGGCGCTTTTAATCGCACCAACTTAACGGCCACGGCCACAAAGAAAGCCTTAGAGGTCTTGGAATTCTGTGGCCTGGCTTCGAAGAAAAACTTCCTGGCCGGAGGGCTGACCGTGGCCAACAAAAAAAGATTGGAGTTTGCCAAAGCTCTAGCAACCAGCCCTTCGCTTCTCATGCTCGACGAGGCCATGGCCGGGCTGAACCAGACCGAGACTGTGGAAGCCATCGAACTGGTGAGGAAAGTCCAACAGTCCGGAATTACCGTGATTCTGGTGGAGCATGTCATGGAGGTGGTGATGCCCATCTCCAACCGGGTGGTAGTCCTGAATTATGGCCAGAAGATTGCCGAGGATGTACCAGAAAAGATTATCCAGCATGAAGAGGTAATCAAGGCTTATTTAGGAGATAAATACCATGCTTCGCGTCGAACGCATTAAAGTTTCCTACGACGATGTCCCGGCCCTACATGAGGTATCTTTTAAGGTGGAACCGGGCCAAATCGTCTCCATCGTCGGGGCCAATGGGGCCGGAAAGAGCACTATTCTCAGAGCCATTTCCCACACCCTCCATCTCGATGAAGGGTCCATTCTCTTCGAAAACCAGCGCACCGATCAGATTCCTCCCCATCGAGTGGTGGAAAGTGGCATCGCCCATGTGCCCGAAGGAAGACGCCTTTTTGCGCGACTGACCGTGAATCAAAACCTCATCCTGGGAGCTTACACCAATAAATCGCCGGACCACCGGGAAGCTACTTTGAAGACCATCTTCAAGCTCTTTCCCGTTTTGCAGGAGCGGCAGAACCAGCGGGCCGGGACCCTCAGCGGAGGGGAACAGCAGATGCTGGCCATCGCCCGCGGGTTAATGTCCAAGCCCAAGCTCCTTATGCTCGATGAACCTTCCATGGGGATCATGCCCAAACTTATAACCGAAATCTTCGAGATGATTCAGCGGTTGAATAAGGAAGAGGGGATCACCATCCTGCTGGTGGAACAGAATGTTCAAGAGGCTTTGGAACTGGCAGATTATGCTTATGTTTTGCAGACTGGGCGGATCGTCATGGAAGGAAAACCCGCCGATCTCCTCCAAACGGACCTGATCAAGAAGGCATATTTAGGGCTGTGAAATAGTAAATGGAGAATAGAGAGTTGTAAGTTGACAAAGGGAGGGGGAAGAATTTCAATTTTTCCCTTTTTCTTTTTTGGAGATTGGTTTTGCTTTGCTTAAAGAGAGGCAGAGCCCGACCGCTGTTGCGGATTGGGGGGGGGTTTTGGCTTGGAAAATTACGAGCTCTCAGCGAAGATCTTAGACCATAAAATGGAAGATATCGAGAAGACGGGCGCAGAGATTGTGGCTACTGGCTGCATGGGGCCCGGAGAAAATCATCGTGGTCCATGATACGAAGACGGGGATGAAAGGGATGTTGGTGATCGATAATACCGCCCGGGGGCCGGGGAAGGGCGGGTGCCGTATGGACGCGAATATGACCCTTATGATGAGTTGGGAATCACCGGGTATGGAGTGGTGGAAGCTGCGGAGTGTGCCGCTCCCTACCGGAATATTGAATTGAGTAAAGCGACGGTAGCAATTCAGGGTTTTGGGGCGGTAGGGGCCTTTAGTGCCAAGTTTATCAAGGAGAAAGGGGCGAAAGTGGTGGCGATCTCTTCCGTAGAGGGGGCGTTTTACAATGCGAAGGGGTTGGAAGTGGACAAGCTTTTGTCCCTCAAGGAGAAGTGGGGGGACAAGGCTGTTTTGAAATATAGCCAAGGGCAACAAATTCCTTTGGGCAAAAAATTAAGTGGAATCGGCCTTTCTGCGGAAACGCCGAGCAGTAAATCGGTGGGCCGAGAGATGGGTAAAAAAACTTATAATTTTATGGACGACCCCCATTTACGCGGACCCAATAGGCTTGAAGATTTTTGGCTGCAATAGATAATGGAGAAACGAGCGGAGAGGATCGCAGTGGCTAACGAATACCTGGTGGGTATCGACATCGGTGGAACGTTCACGGATGTGGTCATCCTCGATCCAGATTCCGGCTGGGTTTCCTTGGGGAAGCGGTTGACTTCCACGGATAACCCTGCCCGGGCGGTCATCGAGGTGATTCGGGAGATGATAGAGCGCGACGGGATTGCCGCTCGCCAAGTGGTCAAGGCCATCCACGGAACGACATTGGTGACCAACTTGATCATCGAGCGCAAAGGGGCCGTGACCGGAGTTCTCACCACCCGCGGCTTCCGGGATGCCCTGGAGATTGGCCGAGAGATGCGCTACGACATATATGATATTTTCCTCGAGCTGCCCAGGCCACTGGCCCCTCGGCGACGGCGGGTGGAGGTCACCGAGCGACTGGACAACAACGGTCAAATCTTGATTTCCCTCACGCCGGAGGAGGCTGAACGGGCGGTAAATGAACTTCTGGCTCTCGGGGTGGAATCGGCCGCCATATCCCTTCTGCATTCCTTCCGAAACCCCACCCATGAGCGGA
This region includes:
- a CDS encoding ABC transporter ATP-binding protein, coding for MLRVERIKVSYDDVPALHEVSFKVEPGQIVSIVGANGAGKSTILRAISHTLHLDEGSILFENQRTDQIPPHRVVESGIAHVPEGRRLFARLTVNQNLILGAYTNKSPDHREATLKTIFKLFPVLQERQNQRAGTLSGGEQQMLAIARGLMSKPKLLMLDEPSMGIMPKLITEIFEMIQRLNKEEGITILLVEQNVQEALELADYAYVLQTGRIVMEGKPADLLQTDLIKKAYLGL
- a CDS encoding ABC transporter ATP-binding protein, encoding MALIEVKGLTKNFGGLMANDHIDLTVNEGEIVGLIGPNGAGKTTLFNCIAGFYPPSGGSVRFKEEEISGLPANDICLRGIARTFQIVRVFKDMTVLDNVMIGAFNRTNLTATATKKALEVLEFCGLASKKNFLAGGLTVANKKRLEFAKALATSPSLLMLDEAMAGLNQTETVEAIELVRKVQQSGITVILVEHVMEVVMPISNRVVVLNYGQKIAEDVPEKIIQHEEVIKAYLGDKYHASRRTH